From Streptomyces sp. NBC_00370, a single genomic window includes:
- a CDS encoding VOC family protein — MTTSAHPGRMLFVNMPVADLDRSKTFFSKLGFSFNPNFTDESGACMLVGEQAFVMLLTREKFAEFAKLPTADPTTHTLALYAFSAASREEVDTVSAAALAAGGTQADDAEDYGFMYSRSFFDLDGHGWQVMWMDPAAAEQGTEAFAPATQDADDLA, encoded by the coding sequence ATGACCACTTCCGCACACCCCGGCCGCATGCTGTTCGTGAACATGCCCGTAGCAGACCTCGACCGCAGCAAGACGTTCTTCTCCAAGCTCGGATTCAGCTTCAACCCGAACTTCACCGACGAGAGCGGCGCGTGCATGCTGGTCGGCGAGCAGGCTTTCGTCATGCTGCTCACCCGCGAGAAGTTCGCCGAGTTCGCGAAGCTGCCGACAGCCGATCCCACCACGCACACGCTGGCGCTGTACGCCTTCAGCGCCGCATCCCGCGAAGAGGTCGACACGGTCAGCGCCGCCGCACTCGCGGCGGGCGGCACCCAGGCCGACGACGCCGAGGACTACGGCTTCATGTACTCCCGCAGCTTCTTCGACCTCGACGGCCACGGCTGGCAGGTCATGTGGATGGACCCGGCGGCAGCGGAGCAGGGCACGGAGGCATTCGCGCCCGCCACGCAGGACGCCGACGACCTGGCGTAG
- a CDS encoding DUF6243 family protein, with amino-acid sequence MTVSKNINNPVGMGGGQRKRLSRAERQNNGPHRNLDRQGAADRKAELVRKMREKSGATEDAGQTDDDTAQS; translated from the coding sequence ATGACCGTGAGCAAGAACATCAACAACCCCGTGGGCATGGGCGGCGGCCAGCGCAAGCGGCTGTCCCGTGCCGAACGGCAGAACAATGGTCCGCACCGCAACCTCGACCGCCAGGGTGCCGCCGACCGGAAGGCGGAGCTGGTGCGCAAGATGCGCGAGAAATCAGGCGCGACCGAGGACGCCGGGCAGACGGACGACGACACCGCACAGAGCTGA
- a CDS encoding class I SAM-dependent methyltransferase — MTGTSGERGAKPQLFDYDAELRRYNEHFRAVARVGRHDRVLDIGCGTGQTTRDAARAAVAGSALGVDISAPMLERARQLAAEQGLSNATYHQADAQVYGFEPTYFDVCVSRFGTMFFADPVAAFTNIGRALRPSGRLVLLVWQGRDRNEWASAIRESLTAAPAPPASAPSSAPNAFSLADPRLTEDILTTAGFTDVTFTDVHEPVYYGPDTATALDSVLRLLKFQDLLADLDTTTADQARTRLHTTLAAHDTGDGVHFDSRAWIVTARRA; from the coding sequence ATGACCGGGACGTCAGGGGAGCGCGGCGCCAAGCCCCAACTGTTCGACTACGACGCGGAGTTGCGCCGTTACAACGAACACTTCCGCGCGGTTGCCCGCGTCGGCCGCCACGACCGCGTACTCGACATCGGCTGTGGCACGGGCCAGACCACCCGCGACGCCGCCCGCGCCGCGGTCGCCGGGAGCGCGCTGGGCGTCGACATCTCCGCGCCGATGCTGGAGCGGGCCCGTCAACTGGCCGCCGAACAGGGGCTGTCCAACGCGACGTACCACCAGGCGGACGCGCAGGTGTACGGCTTCGAACCGACGTACTTCGACGTCTGCGTCAGCCGGTTCGGCACGATGTTCTTCGCGGACCCGGTCGCCGCGTTCACCAACATCGGACGGGCGCTGCGCCCGTCGGGGCGGCTGGTGCTGCTGGTCTGGCAAGGCCGCGACCGCAACGAATGGGCGTCGGCGATCCGCGAAAGTCTCACCGCGGCACCAGCCCCTCCCGCCTCAGCTCCCTCTTCCGCTCCGAACGCGTTCTCGCTGGCCGACCCAAGGCTGACGGAGGACATCCTGACGACGGCGGGCTTCACGGACGTCACCTTCACCGACGTGCACGAACCGGTCTACTACGGCCCGGACACCGCCACCGCCCTCGACAGCGTGCTCCGCCTGCTGAAGTTCCAAGACCTCCTCGCCGACCTCGACACCACGACAGCCGACCAGGCCCGCACCCGACTCCACACGACCCTCGCCGCCCACGACACCGGCGACGGCGTCCACTTCGACTCACGCGCCTGGATCGTCACGGCACGCCGCGCGTAG
- a CDS encoding FAD-dependent monooxygenase: protein MPHTEQLTHARTTQRRTVLISGASIAGPALAYWLNRYGYAVTVVEKAAAPRSGGYPIDVRGTALEVVHRMGILPRLREAHIDLRRITFLDGDGDTVASIHPHTVTGGVTGRDLEVRRGDLTEALYAAVRDDVEFLFDDSVGTLDQTGHGVDVTFRGGGSRTFDMVFGAEGTHSRTRETLFGPEERFHRYLGYCFAVFTMPNTFGLSHETVLWNAPGRAAALYAVGDDDEVHAFLNFARPRPPFDAFRNRAAQRDLVATVFADAGWEVPGMVAAMREADDVFFDAVSQIRMPHWSQGRVALLGDAAYAPSFLTGQGTSLALVGAYMLAASLAGQDHTTGFAAYENATRAFVTANQDLVKTGDAALFPSTAQALEQRNKRLRSLSAMPAPKGIPAHSALTLPALALPGPTLT from the coding sequence ATGCCCCACACCGAGCAGTTGACGCATGCCCGCACCACCCAGAGGCGCACGGTCCTGATATCCGGGGCCAGCATCGCGGGCCCCGCGCTCGCGTACTGGCTGAACCGGTACGGATACGCCGTCACGGTCGTCGAAAAAGCGGCCGCACCGCGCAGCGGTGGCTACCCGATCGACGTGCGCGGCACCGCACTTGAGGTCGTCCACAGGATGGGGATCCTGCCCCGGCTCCGCGAGGCGCACATCGATCTGCGCCGGATCACCTTCCTCGATGGCGACGGCGACACCGTGGCCTCGATCCATCCGCACACCGTCACCGGCGGTGTCACGGGACGGGACCTGGAGGTGCGGCGCGGGGACCTGACCGAGGCGCTGTACGCGGCGGTCCGTGACGACGTGGAGTTCCTGTTCGACGACTCCGTCGGCACGCTCGACCAGACCGGTCACGGGGTGGACGTCACCTTCCGTGGCGGCGGCAGCCGTACGTTCGACATGGTGTTCGGCGCTGAGGGTACGCACTCACGCACCCGGGAGACGCTGTTCGGCCCCGAAGAGCGGTTCCACCGCTACCTCGGCTACTGCTTCGCCGTGTTCACCATGCCCAACACCTTCGGCCTCTCCCACGAGACCGTGCTGTGGAACGCCCCGGGCAGGGCGGCGGCGCTCTACGCCGTGGGGGACGACGACGAGGTGCACGCCTTCCTGAACTTCGCCCGGCCGCGACCGCCGTTCGACGCCTTCCGGAACCGGGCGGCCCAACGGGACCTGGTCGCGACGGTGTTCGCCGACGCGGGGTGGGAAGTCCCGGGCATGGTCGCCGCCATGCGTGAGGCGGACGACGTGTTCTTCGACGCGGTCAGCCAGATCCGTATGCCCCACTGGTCCCAGGGCAGGGTCGCGCTGCTGGGCGACGCCGCGTACGCGCCTTCCTTCCTCACCGGCCAGGGCACCAGCCTCGCCCTCGTCGGCGCGTACATGCTCGCCGCATCCCTGGCCGGCCAGGACCACACCACCGGCTTCGCCGCGTACGAGAACGCCACCCGCGCTTTCGTGACCGCGAACCAGGACCTGGTCAAAACGGGCGACGCCGCACTCTTCCCCAGCACGGCCCAGGCCCTGGAGCAGCGCAACAAACGACTGCGCAGCCTGAGCGCCATGCCCGCCCCGAAGGGAATCCCGGCCCACTCGGCCCTGACTCTCCCGGCCCTCGCCCTCCCCGGTCCCACCCTCACGTAA
- a CDS encoding glycoside hydrolase domain-containing protein, which translates to MPIRSRTPLPRAVVPRANRRRHRQLRATVAVLLSGALGVGALAGAGAAAAVPGAATATSATTSKSPGTTGGTDYTKLVDPFVSTAGDDGNDLPGAQAPHSLAKVNPMTTPNRNHSGYDYNEDHIAGFTATNLDGVGGSGGGGDLLVVPTSVKYDGRPASGTYAHPFSHDDETATPGYYQVGLGALSGTGSAVKQDSGTVKAEMTATTRTALQRYSFPAGSDPELVLDLANNYTSRTRSTLKATTLPDGTTSITGLVAGSFNGASYQMYYNATTNAPVTSLKSWGSDGKLSEATTQDGSDTGAVLGFDKSAGNDIELRVTLSPISAEQAVTDQRNEVGGLTFDQARARTKADWNSALGAVAVRASAKSDPGSTLTKEFYTHLYRMYALPVNATSTSGTYRGADGAVHKANGFTYYDGWSTWDDFRKYSVEAYIDPATYRDMIQSLVVLFADARASGKSLGSLTHSVPTVRWERSAVLVADALSKGYKNFDRLDEAYPALLAYSGYYTGAQLRQGYVSGDPGTTVQRGYDQWALAVVADALGKKADAKKLRDQSTMAIDNLVKSGAWTAADGTKVGLLTPRATGGDWQSADYEKFEAAGLYQGTLWQYHWYDAYDMGGLIEAMGGPKAGKAAVKHMFGEDSAVDDGSTMLHSNANEIDLQAPYLFNYVGEPSLTQKWVRAIYTGTTWNRYIATGSTNEAPSSGGEFTPPVKTQVYKLAPNGFLPTMDNDAGTMSTMFVGAALGLFPVTAGSSQFQIGSPFFDSTTITYANGSQFTVKADGVSPSNYYVQSATLNGKRFDNTWLDYAQIIGGGTLDFTMGSKPSQWGARTEPAYSLNTDAGDTGGGDGGAGKGDTVVSARPGTVDTAADGKLDDSVKLTLNGPATFAARKGTSLTKSGAATVTGLPGGVKADLRVSDSRTATLSLTGTATVDARFGITFRDAAFAHGTRASTVRGTGISPTDPLLISAAAVHRKALGALVDQASLVRGDNYSDGSWTLFRSALERARTVLADTTSATGTIMAADDGLRSAVEGLTLDEGGYAVLQAEDPSQMEGPSLVKEAYYSDGDLGGVTEGAWERYNKLDFGGVAPRSVSVRYANSVATNAQPSSVDIHAGAADGPVVATVKLPGTGGWQYYNTVQATVTDPDALLAAKSATFVFHAPTGRQWVANFDRYQFSPYEVSTSPTTTLATLTAVNSTTTGGGSLPLSLSNGIFENVTNGAWAQWKDTDLGDGADTVTVSYDKPQSRAASDSHIELHLGSKDGPKTVDIPLDYTASGWGTVGTTSVRLDPAVFTGVQDVYAVFVSSTQTDAQPYVANVYSLTLTQDAAAPVGFDATAFRSHSGGGLKSEPVSWTGSGSTTDLGGTYDGAWLDYGDIDFGSSAKNTVTITYANNSARCGTGSAVQLYLDSFDPAAPGTPYATVPLPVTGSAWSSGGTTSLTLPTAITGKHAVHLRLTTNPDAAHPYVANLGRITFDHVETPAVTDKSALRKAIDQYEGVSADAERYDTVDFGVYLRELASARALFGADDATQLEVDTQTRRLTLAATQLVPLPRLRLEDLVTTASALVNDRYTDASWKAFSKALGEAKTTVADDAATDKALTARYTALDHAMSALKSKPTSVPAAPDAVSATSSGSSVTVAWSAPADTGGSALTGYRISLSDGHQVEIHDPNSRSTTFTSLRAGRSYTARVQAVNKVGASRPSAATAPVVTGGGKPQKPKVQGVLTDGKQVRVTWRPAGDGGFPIVGYTVALGDGTTAHVPATADTALLTTTGKAKAQTATVTAVTLAGTSDDAAASAPASAAASGSGSASSSDPTYEPSPFPDDTLNATYASDTWPGAGDGTDYFNSLLNGFDDLGTGTLGANTKVPNGTELSAENDQIAVRINNAATQKEVDRAEVDATNSATVTMADGLGSQLGKIYQDALSGGQLPKTNALFGRVTKNLDKVDAAKDHYGYQRPYVRLGFVGDGGDIYESQDGSYSGLATSGSYPSGHTYGGYEAGTVLATLLPELAPSILARTSEYGDNRIVLGFHYPLDVMGGRIAGQATVAHRWADPEFAELLTQAHTEMENVLLAQCAKEGYGDTLAACAGDSYGGLNGTQQVDLYTRRLTYGFSQVGKSGQAVKAPSDAAALLITAFPDLTAEQRTQILEQTATDSGYPLDLTADGGASWERINLAAAMTAHVVVNADGSVTVKNFPDATAASVADAKAITVGGAAIDGFDPNVSTYVVDWPKNARIPAVSAAPAQAGARVKVTDGSSVLSSSASRLTTRTIKVTSANGSVTRTYTVGFQLTDRDNHGDGHAAIAGPGLAGLPGLSVPSGTGGGAGPGSPVPTPPWLEPRRPLIH; encoded by the coding sequence GTGCCCATCAGATCTCGAACTCCCTTGCCCCGCGCGGTTGTTCCGCGCGCCAACCGAAGACGGCACCGGCAACTGCGCGCCACCGTCGCCGTGCTGCTCAGCGGCGCGCTCGGCGTCGGCGCGCTCGCCGGCGCCGGCGCGGCCGCCGCCGTGCCCGGCGCGGCCACGGCCACATCCGCGACCACGAGCAAGTCCCCCGGCACCACCGGCGGTACGGACTACACGAAGCTCGTCGACCCGTTCGTCTCGACCGCGGGCGACGACGGCAACGACCTGCCGGGCGCCCAGGCGCCGCACAGCCTGGCCAAGGTCAACCCGATGACCACGCCGAACCGCAACCACTCCGGGTACGACTACAACGAGGACCACATCGCCGGGTTCACCGCGACGAACCTCGACGGCGTCGGCGGCTCGGGCGGCGGCGGCGACCTGCTCGTCGTCCCCACGTCCGTGAAGTACGACGGCCGGCCCGCCTCCGGGACGTACGCCCACCCGTTCAGCCACGACGACGAGACCGCGACGCCCGGGTACTACCAGGTGGGCCTCGGGGCCCTCTCCGGAACCGGCTCGGCGGTGAAGCAGGACTCCGGCACCGTCAAGGCCGAGATGACCGCGACGACGCGTACGGCGCTCCAGCGGTACAGCTTCCCCGCAGGGTCGGACCCCGAGCTCGTCCTCGACCTCGCGAACAACTACACCAGCCGCACCCGCTCGACGCTCAAGGCGACGACGCTCCCCGACGGGACCACCTCGATCACCGGGCTCGTCGCGGGATCGTTCAACGGCGCCTCCTACCAGATGTACTACAACGCCACCACGAACGCCCCCGTGACCTCCCTCAAGAGCTGGGGCAGCGACGGCAAGCTGAGCGAGGCGACCACGCAGGACGGGTCCGACACCGGCGCCGTCCTCGGGTTCGACAAGTCCGCGGGGAACGACATCGAACTGCGCGTCACCCTGTCGCCGATCAGCGCCGAACAGGCCGTGACCGACCAGCGCAACGAGGTGGGCGGCCTCACCTTCGACCAGGCGCGCGCCCGGACGAAGGCGGACTGGAACAGCGCGCTGGGCGCCGTCGCCGTGCGCGCCTCGGCGAAGTCCGACCCCGGGTCGACGCTGACCAAGGAGTTCTACACCCACCTGTACCGCATGTACGCGCTGCCGGTGAACGCCACCAGCACCAGCGGTACGTACCGCGGCGCCGACGGAGCGGTGCACAAGGCGAACGGCTTCACGTACTACGACGGCTGGTCCACCTGGGACGACTTCCGCAAGTACTCCGTCGAGGCGTACATCGACCCGGCCACCTACCGGGACATGATCCAGTCGCTCGTCGTGCTGTTCGCCGACGCGCGCGCCTCGGGCAAGAGCCTCGGCAGCCTCACCCACTCGGTCCCGACCGTGCGGTGGGAGCGTTCGGCCGTGCTCGTCGCCGACGCGTTGTCGAAGGGGTACAAGAACTTCGACCGGCTCGACGAGGCGTACCCGGCGCTGCTGGCGTACAGCGGGTACTACACGGGCGCGCAGCTGCGCCAGGGCTACGTCAGCGGCGATCCCGGTACGACCGTCCAGCGCGGCTACGACCAGTGGGCGCTGGCCGTCGTCGCCGACGCGCTCGGCAAGAAGGCGGACGCGAAGAAGCTGCGCGACCAGTCGACCATGGCGATCGACAACCTCGTGAAGTCCGGCGCCTGGACGGCGGCCGACGGCACGAAGGTCGGTCTGCTCACCCCGCGCGCCACGGGCGGTGACTGGCAGAGCGCGGACTACGAGAAGTTCGAGGCGGCCGGCCTCTACCAGGGCACGCTGTGGCAGTACCACTGGTACGACGCGTACGACATGGGCGGCCTCATCGAGGCCATGGGCGGCCCGAAGGCAGGGAAGGCCGCCGTCAAGCACATGTTCGGCGAGGACTCGGCCGTCGACGACGGCTCGACCATGCTGCACTCCAACGCGAACGAGATCGACCTCCAGGCCCCGTACCTCTTCAACTACGTCGGCGAGCCGAGCCTGACGCAGAAGTGGGTGCGCGCCATCTACACCGGCACGACCTGGAACCGCTACATCGCGACGGGCTCCACGAACGAAGCCCCCAGCTCGGGCGGCGAGTTCACCCCGCCGGTCAAGACCCAGGTCTACAAGCTCGCCCCGAACGGCTTCCTGCCGACCATGGACAACGACGCCGGCACCATGTCGACCATGTTCGTCGGTGCCGCCCTGGGACTGTTCCCGGTGACCGCCGGTTCCAGCCAGTTCCAGATCGGCAGCCCGTTCTTCGACTCCACGACGATCACCTACGCCAACGGCAGCCAGTTCACGGTGAAGGCCGACGGCGTATCGCCGAGCAACTACTACGTGCAGAGCGCGACCCTCAACGGCAAGCGGTTCGACAACACGTGGCTCGACTACGCACAGATCATCGGTGGCGGCACCCTGGACTTCACCATGGGGTCCAAGCCCTCGCAGTGGGGCGCCCGCACGGAGCCCGCGTACTCGCTGAACACCGACGCGGGCGACACGGGTGGCGGCGACGGGGGAGCGGGCAAGGGCGACACGGTCGTCTCCGCCCGCCCGGGAACCGTCGACACCGCGGCGGACGGCAAGCTCGACGACAGCGTGAAGCTGACGCTGAACGGCCCCGCGACGTTCGCCGCCCGCAAGGGCACCAGCCTGACCAAGTCAGGGGCGGCGACCGTCACCGGCCTGCCGGGCGGTGTCAAGGCCGACCTCCGCGTCAGCGATTCGCGTACGGCGACGCTGTCCCTCACCGGTACGGCGACGGTGGACGCGCGCTTCGGCATCACGTTCCGCGACGCCGCGTTCGCCCACGGCACGCGGGCCTCGACGGTGCGCGGCACGGGGATATCGCCGACCGACCCGCTCCTGATCTCCGCAGCCGCCGTGCACCGCAAGGCTCTTGGCGCACTCGTCGACCAGGCGTCCCTGGTGCGCGGCGACAACTACTCCGACGGCTCCTGGACGTTGTTCAGGTCGGCGCTCGAACGCGCGCGGACCGTCCTGGCCGACACCACGTCCGCCACGGGCACGATCATGGCCGCCGACGACGGGCTGCGCTCCGCCGTCGAGGGGCTCACCCTCGACGAGGGCGGCTACGCCGTCCTGCAGGCCGAGGACCCCTCGCAGATGGAGGGTCCCAGCCTGGTGAAGGAGGCGTACTACTCGGACGGCGACCTCGGCGGCGTCACCGAGGGCGCCTGGGAGCGGTACAACAAGCTGGACTTCGGCGGGGTCGCCCCGCGAAGCGTCTCGGTCCGCTACGCCAACTCCGTGGCGACGAACGCCCAGCCGAGCAGCGTCGACATCCACGCCGGCGCCGCCGACGGTCCCGTCGTCGCCACCGTCAAGCTCCCCGGAACCGGCGGCTGGCAGTACTACAACACCGTCCAGGCGACCGTCACCGACCCGGACGCCCTGCTGGCGGCGAAGAGCGCGACGTTCGTGTTCCACGCCCCGACGGGCCGGCAGTGGGTGGCGAACTTCGACCGGTACCAGTTCTCGCCGTACGAGGTCTCCACGTCACCCACGACCACGCTCGCCACGCTGACCGCGGTGAACTCCACCACGACCGGCGGCGGTTCGCTCCCGCTCTCCCTCTCGAACGGCATCTTCGAGAACGTGACGAACGGCGCGTGGGCGCAGTGGAAGGACACGGACCTCGGCGACGGCGCCGACACCGTGACCGTCAGCTATGACAAGCCGCAGTCGCGCGCGGCCTCGGACTCGCACATCGAGCTGCACCTCGGCTCCAAGGACGGCCCGAAGACCGTCGACATCCCGCTCGACTACACGGCTTCGGGCTGGGGCACCGTCGGCACGACGAGTGTGCGGCTCGACCCGGCCGTCTTCACCGGCGTTCAGGACGTGTACGCGGTCTTCGTCTCCAGCACGCAGACGGACGCCCAGCCCTACGTGGCCAACGTCTACTCGCTGACCCTGACGCAGGACGCCGCCGCCCCCGTGGGCTTCGACGCCACCGCGTTCCGCTCCCACAGCGGCGGCGGGCTCAAGAGCGAGCCGGTCAGCTGGACGGGGTCGGGTTCCACCACCGACCTCGGCGGCACGTACGACGGAGCCTGGCTCGACTACGGGGACATCGACTTCGGCAGCTCGGCCAAGAACACCGTCACGATCACCTACGCCAACAACTCCGCGCGCTGCGGCACCGGTTCGGCCGTCCAGCTCTACCTGGACTCCTTCGACCCGGCCGCCCCCGGCACCCCGTACGCGACCGTACCGCTCCCGGTCACGGGCAGCGCGTGGTCGTCAGGAGGGACGACGAGCCTGACCCTGCCCACGGCGATCACCGGCAAGCACGCCGTCCACCTGCGGCTGACGACGAACCCGGACGCCGCCCACCCGTACGTCGCGAATCTGGGCCGTATCACCTTCGACCACGTCGAGACGCCCGCCGTCACGGACAAGTCCGCGCTGCGGAAGGCGATCGACCAGTACGAGGGAGTCTCCGCCGACGCTGAGCGCTACGACACGGTCGACTTCGGTGTGTACCTGCGCGAACTCGCCTCGGCACGCGCCCTCTTCGGCGCCGACGACGCGACGCAGCTCGAAGTCGACACCCAGACGCGCCGGCTCACCCTGGCCGCGACCCAGTTGGTCCCGTTGCCCAGGCTGCGGCTTGAGGACCTGGTCACGACCGCCTCGGCCCTCGTCAACGACCGCTACACGGACGCGTCGTGGAAGGCGTTCAGCAAGGCACTGGGGGAGGCGAAGACCACGGTCGCGGACGACGCGGCTACGGACAAGGCCCTCACCGCCCGGTACACCGCCCTCGACCACGCGATGTCCGCACTGAAGTCGAAGCCCACGTCGGTGCCGGCCGCGCCCGACGCGGTGTCGGCGACATCGTCCGGCTCCAGTGTGACGGTCGCCTGGTCGGCGCCTGCCGACACCGGAGGCTCGGCCCTCACCGGGTACCGGATCAGCCTCAGCGACGGCCACCAGGTCGAGATACACGACCCGAACAGCCGCAGCACGACGTTCACTTCGCTGCGCGCGGGCCGGTCCTACACGGCACGCGTCCAGGCGGTGAACAAGGTCGGCGCCTCGCGCCCGAGCGCCGCTACGGCGCCCGTGGTGACCGGCGGCGGCAAGCCGCAGAAGCCGAAGGTGCAGGGCGTGCTCACCGACGGCAAGCAGGTCCGCGTGACCTGGCGGCCGGCGGGCGACGGCGGATTCCCGATCGTCGGCTACACGGTGGCCCTCGGCGACGGGACCACCGCGCATGTGCCGGCCACGGCTGACACGGCGCTGCTGACGACCACGGGCAAGGCCAAGGCGCAGACGGCCACGGTGACCGCGGTGACATTGGCGGGAACGTCGGACGACGCCGCGGCTTCGGCCCCGGCCTCGGCGGCTGCTTCCGGGTCCGGGTCCGCGTCCTCCTCCGACCCGACGTACGAACCGTCGCCCTTCCCGGACGACACGCTGAACGCGACCTACGCGTCGGACACCTGGCCGGGAGCCGGCGACGGCACCGACTACTTCAACAGCCTGCTCAACGGTTTCGACGACCTCGGCACCGGCACCCTCGGCGCCAACACCAAGGTGCCCAACGGCACCGAACTGAGCGCGGAGAACGACCAGATCGCGGTCCGCATCAACAACGCGGCGACACAGAAGGAGGTGGACAGGGCCGAGGTCGACGCGACCAACAGCGCCACCGTCACGATGGCCGACGGCCTCGGCTCCCAGCTCGGCAAGATCTACCAGGACGCCCTGAGCGGCGGCCAACTGCCCAAGACCAACGCCCTGTTCGGCCGGGTCACGAAGAACCTCGACAAGGTCGACGCGGCCAAGGACCACTACGGCTACCAGCGCCCGTACGTGCGGCTCGGGTTCGTCGGTGACGGCGGCGACATCTACGAGTCGCAGGACGGCTCGTACAGCGGCCTCGCCACCAGCGGCTCGTACCCCAGCGGCCACACCTACGGCGGCTACGAGGCCGGAACCGTCCTCGCCACGCTCCTGCCGGAGCTGGCGCCGTCGATCCTCGCGCGCACGTCGGAGTACGGGGACAACCGCATCGTCCTCGGCTTCCACTACCCGCTCGACGTCATGGGCGGCCGTATCGCGGGACAGGCCACCGTCGCGCACCGGTGGGCCGACCCCGAGTTCGCGGAGCTGCTGACCCAGGCCCACACCGAGATGGAGAACGTGCTGCTCGCGCAGTGCGCGAAAGAGGGGTACGGCGACACGCTCGCGGCCTGCGCGGGCGACTCGTACGGCGGCCTGAACGGGACGCAGCAGGTCGACCTGTACACGCGGCGCCTGACCTACGGCTTCTCCCAGGTGGGGAAGTCGGGGCAGGCCGTCAAGGCGCCGTCCGACGCGGCGGCCCTGCTGATCACCGCGTTCCCGGACCTCACCGCCGAGCAGCGCACCCAGATCCTGGAGCAGACGGCGACGGACTCCGGGTACCCGCTCGACCTCACGGCGGACGGCGGGGCGAGCTGGGAGCGGATCAACCTGGCGGCGGCGATGACGGCGCATGTGGTCGTCAACGCCGACGGGTCGGTCACGGTGAAGAACTTCCCGGACGCCACGGCGGCGAGTGTCGCCGACGCGAAGGCGATCACGGTCGGGGGCGCGGCGATCGACGGCTTCGACCCGAACGTGTCGACGTACGTGGTCGACTGGCCGAAGAACGCGCGGATCCCGGCCGTCTCGGCCGCCCCGGCCCAGGCCGGTGCGCGGGTGAAGGTCACCGACGGCAGTTCGGTGCTCTCGTCGAGCGCGTCCCGTCTCACCACCCGCACGATCAAGGTGACCTCGGCCAACGGCTCGGTCACGCGGACCTACACGGTCGGATTCCAGCTGACGGACCGCGACAACCACGGCGACGGTCACGCGGCCATCGCGGGACCGGGCCTGGCGGGCCTGCCTGGCCTGTCCGTCCCGTCCGGCACAGGCGGCGGCGCCGGACCCGGCTCGCCGGTTCCGACGCCGCCGTGGCTGGAGCCGAGGAGGCCCCTGATCCACTGA
- the aroQ gene encoding gamma subclass chorismate mutase AroQ gives MRTRRTRSALVAACATLLLSGAAAMPAVAQPRPAGPAPSAAFGLTPLVTLTDLFAERLLVADKVAAAKYGTDRPIDDPAREQQVLDDVATRAVGLRLEPDVVVTVFEDQIEANKLVQRGLYAHWDAHPEQRPTRRPDLDKEVRPELDRITTQVLDTLVATEGVRSAPSYELRLHGAAARSAYSHGLDVLHLKGMERALPPCRGGASALCGVVVRLPGVLGRA, from the coding sequence GTGCGAACCCGACGTACAAGATCGGCGTTGGTCGCCGCGTGCGCCACGCTGCTGCTCTCCGGTGCCGCAGCCATGCCCGCCGTCGCCCAGCCGCGGCCTGCGGGGCCCGCGCCATCTGCCGCTTTCGGACTCACCCCGCTGGTCACGCTGACCGACCTGTTCGCCGAGCGACTGCTGGTCGCCGACAAGGTGGCCGCCGCCAAGTACGGCACCGACCGCCCGATCGACGACCCCGCGCGGGAGCAGCAGGTCCTCGACGACGTCGCCACCCGTGCCGTCGGGCTCCGGCTGGAGCCTGACGTGGTGGTCACCGTCTTCGAGGACCAGATCGAGGCGAACAAGCTGGTGCAGCGCGGGCTGTACGCGCACTGGGACGCGCATCCCGAACAGCGGCCCACCCGGCGGCCGGACCTCGACAAGGAGGTCAGGCCGGAACTCGACCGCATCACCACGCAGGTGCTCGACACGCTGGTGGCGACGGAGGGTGTGCGCTCCGCGCCGTCGTACGAACTGCGGTTGCACGGCGCGGCCGCCCGGTCGGCGTACAGCCATGGGCTGGACGTTCTGCACCTGAAGGGAATGGAGCGGGCGCTGCCGCCCTGCCGCGGCGGCGCGTCAGCTCTGTGCGGTGTCGTCGTCCGTCTGCCCGGCGTCCTCGGTCGCGCCTGA